The following coding sequences lie in one Streptomyces xiamenensis genomic window:
- a CDS encoding ribose-5-phosphate isomerase, with protein MRVYLGSDHAGYELKNHLVDWLTAHGHEPVDCGPHAYDAQDDYPPFCLRTAEAVAADPDALGVVIGGSGNGEAIAANKVAGVRCALAWSVETAKLGRQHNNANVVGIGARMHTTDEATTFVEVFLATPYSGEDRHTRRIDMLSAYETDGTLPPLPAGA; from the coding sequence ATGCGCGTCTATCTCGGCTCCGACCACGCCGGCTATGAACTGAAGAACCACCTCGTCGACTGGCTCACGGCGCACGGCCATGAGCCGGTCGACTGCGGTCCGCACGCGTACGACGCGCAGGACGACTACCCGCCGTTCTGCCTGCGTACCGCCGAGGCGGTCGCCGCCGACCCCGACGCGCTCGGCGTCGTCATCGGCGGCAGCGGCAACGGAGAGGCGATCGCCGCCAACAAGGTCGCGGGCGTCCGCTGCGCCCTCGCCTGGAGCGTGGAGACCGCGAAGCTGGGGCGGCAGCACAACAACGCCAATGTGGTGGGCATCGGCGCCCGCATGCACACCACCGACGAGGCCACCACCTTCGTCGAGGTCTTCCTCGCCACCCCGTACTCCGGCGAGGACCGGCACACCCGCCGCATCGACATGCTCAGCGCCTACGAGACGGACGGCACGCTGCCGCCGCTGCCCGCCGGCGCCTGA
- a CDS encoding biotin transporter BioY: MSTAVLADLLPAPTLSRARAQDVALVVGGAVLTGVAAQIALPVPGSPVPVTGQTFAALLVGVSLGPARALLSMLLYALAGMAGMPWFAEASSGFGMPSFGYIIGMTVAAAVVGELARRGGDRTVLRTAGTMVAGMAVTYAIGVPYLALATGMSAGEAMAAGLVPFLIGDALKAALAMGALPAAWRIAGRRGRA; encoded by the coding sequence ATGAGCACCGCTGTACTCGCGGATCTGCTGCCCGCCCCGACCCTCTCCCGGGCCCGGGCGCAGGATGTGGCACTGGTCGTGGGTGGCGCCGTGTTGACCGGGGTCGCCGCGCAGATAGCGCTGCCCGTTCCGGGGTCGCCCGTGCCGGTGACCGGCCAGACGTTCGCCGCCCTGCTCGTCGGCGTCTCGCTCGGCCCCGCCCGCGCCCTGCTGTCGATGCTGCTGTACGCGCTGGCCGGCATGGCCGGTATGCCGTGGTTCGCGGAGGCGTCCTCCGGGTTCGGGATGCCGTCCTTCGGCTACATCATCGGGATGACCGTCGCCGCCGCCGTCGTCGGTGAGCTGGCGCGGCGCGGCGGGGACCGTACGGTGCTGCGGACCGCCGGGACGATGGTGGCGGGCATGGCCGTCACGTACGCGATCGGCGTGCCCTACCTGGCGCTGGCCACCGGCATGTCGGCGGGCGAGGCCATGGCCGCCGGGCTGGTGCCGTTCCTCATCGGTGACGCCCTCAAGGCGGCCCTCGCGATGGGCGCGCTGCCCGCCGCCTGGCGCATCGCCGGTCGCCGGGGGCGCGCGTAA
- a CDS encoding Fpg/Nei family DNA glycosylase translates to MPEGHTIHRLAADYRERFGGRAVRVDSPQGKFAGGAALIDGEVLRETEAHGKNLFLGLGWRKWVHIHLGLYGKVAFGDGPPPPPTGQIRLRLATAEAYADLRGPTTCALLSQDEKGAVQRRLGADPLRADAQPDLAWRRISASRTTIAELLMDQRIIAGVGNVYRAEILFRHGIDPYLPGLALERAEWDAMWQDLIPLMREGVRNNRIDTVRPEHTPRAMGRAPRVDGHGGEVYVYRRATLPCLVCGTPVRRAEIAARNLFWCPVCQPARAAGRGQRAATG, encoded by the coding sequence ATGCCTGAGGGCCACACCATTCACCGGCTGGCCGCCGACTACCGCGAGCGGTTCGGCGGCCGGGCGGTGCGGGTGGACTCCCCGCAGGGGAAGTTCGCCGGCGGCGCCGCGCTGATCGACGGTGAGGTGCTGCGCGAGACCGAGGCCCACGGAAAGAACCTCTTCCTGGGCCTGGGCTGGCGCAAGTGGGTGCACATCCATCTGGGGCTGTACGGCAAGGTCGCCTTCGGCGACGGCCCGCCCCCGCCGCCCACCGGGCAGATCCGGCTGCGGCTGGCCACCGCCGAGGCGTACGCGGACCTGCGCGGCCCCACCACGTGCGCGCTGCTCAGCCAGGACGAGAAGGGGGCCGTGCAACGGCGTCTGGGCGCCGACCCGCTGCGTGCGGACGCCCAGCCCGACCTCGCCTGGCGGCGGATCTCCGCCAGCCGCACGACGATCGCCGAACTGCTGATGGACCAGCGGATCATCGCCGGTGTCGGCAACGTCTACCGGGCCGAGATCCTCTTCCGGCACGGGATCGACCCCTATCTGCCGGGCCTGGCGCTGGAGCGCGCGGAGTGGGACGCGATGTGGCAGGACCTCATCCCGCTCATGCGCGAGGGGGTGCGCAACAACCGCATCGACACGGTGCGGCCGGAGCACACCCCCCGGGCCATGGGCCGGGCGCCGCGCGTGGACGGCCACGGGGGAGAGGTGTACGTCTACCGCCGCGCGACCCTGCCCTGCCTGGTGTGCGGGACCCCGGTCCGGCGTGCCGAGATCGCGGCCCGCAACCTGTTCTGGTGCCCGGTGTGCCAGCCGGCCCGGGCCGCCGGGCGCGGTCAGCGCGCCGCCACCGGCTGA